One part of the Stegostoma tigrinum isolate sSteTig4 chromosome 14, sSteTig4.hap1, whole genome shotgun sequence genome encodes these proteins:
- the LOC125457730 gene encoding uncharacterized membrane protein C3orf80 homolog: MFFLSYIQNLLLLLIVLSFSQGKGKCGDLLCGLHEGCCLFGNDTHQHIRCCKLPIHSFLDSISWILRKLSGIFILCVLFVIGYFLQRIICPPPRRYRTDTTSSLFSENPNYASDNSLLDRFTDQELHVISPHACTTPRSPPSYEEVKDLPSYEEFMHSRDSIESTGSPVTADRRLPLPETDARSTCEADTQSQPQQ; the protein is encoded by the coding sequence ATGTTTTTTCTGTCATATATACAAAATCTATTATTACTATTAATTGTTTTGAGTTTCAGTCAAGGAAAAGGAAAATGCGGAGATTTGTTATGTGGACTACACGAGGGATGTTGTCTCTTTGGAAACGACACACATCAGCATATTCGCTGCTGCAAGCTTCCCATTCACTCCTTTCTTGATAGCATAAGCTGGATCTTAAGAAAACTTTCGGGGATTTTTATATTGTGCGTATTGTTTGTCATCGGATATTTCCTACAACGCATTATCTGTCCGCCACCTCGGCGCTACCGAACAGACACAACTTCTTCATTGTTCAGCGAGAACCCGAATTACGCCTCAGATAACTCTTTGCTGGACCGATTTACTGATCAGGAATTACACGTGATTTCTCCACATGCTTGCACTACTCCTCGATCACCACCATCATACGAAGAAGTTAAAGATTTGCCGAGCTATGAGGAGTTCATGCATAGCAGAGACAGTATAGAAAGCACGGGCTCTCCAGTTACAGCAGATCGCAGGTTGCCGCTGCCGGAAACAGACGCAAGGTCAACTTGTGAAGCTGACACGCAGTCTCAGCCCCAACAATGA